The following are encoded together in the Drosophila biarmipes strain raj3 chromosome 3L, RU_DBia_V1.1, whole genome shotgun sequence genome:
- the LOC108034875 gene encoding uncharacterized protein LOC108034875 isoform X5, whose protein sequence is MERRQALDSSMSSLYSVASSSNPNPRQPPSSQLQTQQSQQSQQSQLDAFNYSATMSSSSPTPSQAMSTAMSTCTGTGTGLGSGTTHTTPSTSLRATTIGTVVVRCGPIQLVIALLQSPEKIYIKVVELEPKITALGENLDESVRMQREHDETLRNLQSLPGPMDEFVQKADKLLASKRISSELVNAMADTLNIIWQDILNLLQDRQHLLILCTQFHDKMTQCFRKMDQLELACEETLHPPDVPRVQEFLNRFKQLRIDMLTGVMAALKDGNELLAQLEELEKLETLDTRPEHIKRDATRAVHQVQQWLEALHDRRNSLELAWQTRKTQMEQCLALALLGRELVDLEAALQQARMELNTMYSLGECEHTANEMLTKYREWKQQALLLRDRALKITRAKEKVQSAGHFTEDEACARAYAVLSGCTEHLDLVDQREHWLHQSREFFAKAEHTLSVLEKLELELTSVKLPPHSPESYAMYSKVDRDVRSFTEEPLRLGYGILDEVGRTQPETQGVKRVLDELENRKVYIQGICANSSEDQQKVQRALSEFLTHHNELLAWLRASGQLQLQQSVDMGRNLQQAKQFLLQHHELMQDLEIKGELINLLLESIKVHLESLSPQERYDVDSKAESLHKHWIELKDLVLKRVDYVSLLIDFFELANEFSSQLDNMQRQLQQTPDEHKLQFLQATWTGIAATFGELKTRGQRFINLKIVDPYLETKSSAQAVQETLNDFSKRQVDVTSSLENWTTSIAEKREVEYLLEKVMSDNEETVAKSTQVDTQLYPVFTTQSVDSKQLLISTREKLTHVTQDIERAQDEIQQRIQTTLSIQTKDQPSLAKIEQVINNLRMLKAKLDGIKYDYRTLVESVVQFLENIVQLRREIDDYFARQQKEPASGADRSIAEHEKFRDQCMDKFRSLITQSELLIDRVRVLEPPGAREIDTDRILKLLENLRLHFESNSSARMTTLERLEKIEQFRSDLEDIDRSLDSVSQQLHEINNQSVDSLAAAKTTSLAFEYFERTIELLEKRIEKFTESTSQQLLISNPESERYVKDELRKLNDKWQGFKDQVKQKRKSLNQATEFFEVVEKIDAEYREISYFYTSVSNKVPYLRDSVEAGNLVNDIENYVTSREAALRSKLDSASQCAHDMNKVSSLYNDVMNIFQSFIKLKMDINVVQERLKQEQRQKEQREREARDQAEREKVLRETEAKERLLREEHARLENQRQQAAIEQAQRELAARELALREQAVREEESRLQAIREQATREQLAREQAAREEELRIQSLRDIARREEEVRLQNKRDEEIRIRREEEERSRRENESRSKREEEARIQREEITRLQTLRDQVDQQRLVTENIRKDIQVNSIFTELRYASPLFVRPLKDAVAREGDRLVLECEVTGTPEPSVEWFKDGISIQNNSDYKTTFDKGICRLVIEETFAADSARFSCRASNLVGTCDTNATLSVRENAAEVQLVPPRILMFLESGKATEGSSFQFACVVAGVPLPTVQWFKNDKCIDDAPDYVISYNNGEATLKFEEVFLEDDAVYTCSASNPAGIEHCSASLIVEPLEPTELPSFKVPLSNAMARVGQKIKLEAIVSGIPRPEVYWLHNGKPFQPRDSKYEYGRVTLIIPQAYPNDAGSYVLSAKNLAGEAYTSCNVIVKGRLPNETSDSEMASDIEPIKPAVHLPLKDVSIFEGKPVRLDCVIVGQPEPEVIWYHNERPVKESADVQLLFQGDRCSLIIQEVYQEDAGHYKVVAINSAGEASSSCELKVTPLNQAEPATRAQAERQSLPKDALPKFERLLSDVLADEGEQVVLEVQASGDQPLTAQWFLTNKELQLDQRITTQSDSELGIFKLILNNVSGDDKGVYTVKVTNPAGDAKCFSHLIVKSVNAPENRRSSQSSVEILDRHQCPEFKELFSDKQGEIDEVIKFECIVKGKPTPKVHWFFNDQPVHGHNFLVSTSGERQVLTIQKLTHDAVGKISCVAENEAGKATCVAFLNIRGSGPPASSDVQTVSQEHNTESSRVTIKKQTFTTTSTSQVNSYEGNAPQTEVHHSSAHIDQSLKQLGQQRPEIVESHHYQELHKSKEMSSPSVQQKSFSFIQSSAPNGQSAVAIPDSPTRLRREIAPRFTTPLSGKIVDQGADVSMEAIYDGFPSPEIKVEKNGGQLFEDAHTKISNKCNRVTIELKQVGVADAGRYAVTASNTVGQSTSTADLVVKKTIFPPVFGRRLQAQVSKRGEKLTMEVEVTGLPEPTVTWLKDDKPLKEAGISEYRLLAQGNSYRLIIEKAQTSDSGKYMVRATNAGGEAKSIADCAILEPSPERMQEVVKTIVYETGPVAAVAPSSDFKTENPNHTQNGENQQSYQSSQTEVTSANDLHGLSESKVITEHRCTTEATMRLEHKSNYLDLPELTPRPKTPTTNDTITITSNTATASMDQPDQTEPTATTTKAPPPVPPKPCTPVMATTFGQQQQPPQTLTSTRYEQSEHKSSTTSSSFDYFKKIDEETVIQRPNPLTFKPLETVVRKPQAQSLAEELRSLNLIPGDAPEFCYSPKTERSEPKVPLITEKIKILSEVQPKEPPPQGGVPVFPPPLGLQTVQHETTTTKEVKVEYGQPIVRPAAVLATPAQQNPRSPSPKPSAEGVAMSRLWTPTGVTGYTSDVEQKSEKTVISKLATPTPSKELNAPFLVNQIAKSIPSTTATPATHLVNVELEPGTPPEICFAPKVEETRRRSLVESMEQKLEQNLIQGPSKVLPHSVPTLTPAAVPPAQPKPLGSTTYRPPPPVIPTRLGVYESDYESDRYKYSGSESDVEPGNRKQPQQTTMETSFKSSGYTADTEEHSSYRKSESSYYETKSSSSVGNAFPKLQPEPPAPIYFTPKPQPQVQPQVVPPPQSNFSSQEAKDYKYTSSSMTSNYSHNMQSSSSSSRQETKYSSTTGAPPPQVVTYPSPIPAQRKTPAAEFSDYSSEIDERFRSVSRANESDAEIKGYRVVFPPTPTPRTNLATNGHKSPVVVITPSPMEFEPTPQEYARPKFEPIGKEIRHEIKTESSSKQSKFVQNQQQSQPVFKPKPVAAKFIAATQQQQQPQATARPTMYYNAVAGAPMHLAKVATETKNVMQMHESTESSQRVVNMQQTKRIIHFDSPQEQRDQQIVLEPFPYSPATSRTPSRQSHLPPPATPTKFVPGEFRESDYESEIEGARIQPLWSPYGDGLTKGFRRVAPPQGGSRSCSLPRTYERVLSPMEFDRGPEMPSKIHVDINTLKKEQRGGSTVTTQHRTQSLNRNSTMRQQQQQQQQQQQQSMDQIDRAGTLPRYGYSSLQQQAENQGRRMGSTFLQKSHQFVDDVSREVRSSASNGLGIRPGFKRAPSEGSSQQPQAFRDESRVSQYDQGTQTDSLLITEEEPAPEASEQPLDNGANKRPLRKSASFSSTSTSSPASSSMGSATSTMSLRSSTPLRSHNRALRSDTINTFQKWETTIESISYVSTKTVSISDFSQEPQLREQAVN, encoded by the exons AGTCCTGAGAAGATCTACATCAAAGTGGTAGAGCTAGAGCCAAAGATCACAGCCCTCGGCGAGAACCTGGATGAATCGGTGCGCATGCAGAGGGAGCACGATGAGACCCTGCGAAATCTACAG AGCCTGCCTGGACCCATGGATGAGTTCGTCCAGAAGGCGGAcaagctgctggccagcaAGCGGATCAGTTCGGAACTGGTCAACGCCATGGCCGACACGCTGAACATTATCTGGCAGGATATCCTGAACCTCCTGCAGGACCGTCAGCACCTTCTGATCCTCTGCACACAGTTCCACGACAAGATGACGCAGTGCTTCCGGAAGATGGACCAACTGGAATTGGCCTGCGAGGAGACTCTGCATCCGCCGGACGTGCCCCGTGTCCAGGAGTTCCTTAACAGATTCAAACAACTGAGGATCGACATGCTCACCGGTGTGATGGCCGCTCTAAAGGATGGAAACGAACTGCTGGCccagctggaggagctggagaagcTGGAGACCCTGGACACAAGACCGGAGCACATCAAACGCGACGCCACGCGGGCTGTTCATCAGGTTCAGCAGTGGCTGGAGGCCCTGCACGATCGCAGGAACTCCCTGGAGCTGGCCTGGCAGACGAGGAAGACCCAAATGGAGCAGTGCCTGGCATTGGCCTTGCTGGGCAGAGAACTAGTCGATCTGGAGGCAGCCCTGCAACAGGCCAGGATGGAGCTGAACACCATGTACAGTTTGGGTGAATGCGAGCACACGGCCAACGAGATGCTCACCAAGTACAGGGAGTGGAAGCAACAGGCTCTGCTCCTCCGGGATCGAGCGCTCAAGATCACCAGGGCCAAGGAGAAGGTGCAGTCCGCTGGTCACTTCACCGAGGACGAGGCATGTGCTCGTGCCTATGCCGTACTGAGTGGCTGCACGGAGCACCTGGATCTGGTGGATCAGCGAGAACACTGGCTGCACCAATCGCGGGAGTTCTTCGCCAAGGCCGAGCACACATTGAGTGTCCTGGAGAAACTGGAACTGGAGCTCACGAGTGTAAAACTGCCACCGCATTCCCCAGAGAGCTATGCCATGTACTCCAAGGTGGATCGAGATGTTCGCAGCTTCACCGAGGAACCTTTGCGTTTGGGTTACGGCATCCTCGACGAGGTGGGCAGGACTCAACCGGAGACGCAGGGTGTGAAGAGGGTCCTGGATGAGCTGGAGAACCGGAAGGTGTACATCCAGGGCATCTGCGCCAACAGCAGCGAGGATCAGCAGAAGGTGCAGCGGGCCTTGAGTGAATTCCTAACTCATCACAACGAGCTTTTGGCCTGGCTGAGAGCCTCTGGCCAACTGCAATTGCAGCAGAGCGTGGACATGGGCCGAAATCTGCAGCAGGCCAAGCAGTTCCTACTCCAGCACCACGAACTCATGCAGGATCTAGAG ATAAAAGGCGAGCTGATCAACCTGCTGCTGGAGTCCATCAAGGTCCATCTGGAGTCCCTGAGTCCCCAGGAGCGCTACGATGTGGACTCCAAGGCGGAGTCCCTGCACAAGCACTGGATCGAACTGAAGGACCTGGTGCTCAAGCGAGTGGATTACGTTTCCCTGCTGATAGATTTCTTTGAGCTGGCCAACGAGTTCTCCAGCCAACTGGACAACATGCAGCGCCAACTGCAGCAAACTCCCGACGAGCACAAGCTGCAATTCCTCCAGGCCACTTGGACGGGCATTGCGGCCACCTTCGGCGAACTGAAGACCCGAGGACAGCGATTCATCAACCTGAAA ATTGTGGATCCATATCTCGAGACCAAATCCTCGGCACAGGCGGTGCAAGAGACGCTGAACGACTTCAGTAAGCGGCAGGTCGACGTGACGAGCAGTTTGGAGAATTGGACAACGAGCATTGCGGAGAAGCGAGAAGTCGAATACCTACTCGAGAAAGTCATGAGCGACAATGAGGAG ACCGTGGCCAAGAGCACCCAGGTGGACACCCAGTTGTATCCCGTCTTCACCACCCAGAGCGTGGACTCCAAGCAGCTGCTGATCAGCACCCGCGAGAAGCTGACCCACGTGACCCAGGACATCGAGCGGGCCCAGGATGAGATCCAGCAGCGCATCCAGACGACGCTCAGCATCCAGACGAAGGACCAGCCGTCGCTGGCCAAGATCGAGCAGGTGATCAACAACCTGCGCATGCTGAAGGCCAAGCTGGATGGCATCAAGTACGACTACCGCACCCTGGTCGAGAGTGTGGTGCAGTTTCTGGAGAATATAGTGCAGCTGCGACGCGAGATCGACGACTACTTCGCCCGGCAGCAGAAGGAGCCCGCTTCCGGCGCAGATCGCAGCATTGCGGAGCACGAGAAATTCCGCGATCAGTGCATGGATAAATTTAGATCGCTAATCACACAATCCGAACTGCTGATCGATCGGGTGCGAGTGCTGGAGCCGCCGGGAGCCCGCGAAATCGACACCGATCGCATTCTGAAGCTGCTCGAGAACCTGCGCCTGCACTTCGAGTCGAACAGCAGCGCCCGCATGACGACGCTGGAGCGCCTGGAGAAGATCGAGCAGTTCCGCTCCGACCTGGAGGACATCGATCGCAGCCTGGACAGCGTGAGCCAGCAGCTGCACGAGATCAACAACCAGAGCGTCGACAGTCTGGCGGCGGCCAAGACCACGTCGCTGGCGTTCGAGTACTTTGAACGGACCATAGAG CTGCTCGAGAAGCGGATCGAGAAGTTTACGGAGTCCACGAGCCAGCAGCTTCTGATAAGCAATCCCGAGAGCGAGCGGTACGTCAAGGACGAACTGCGCAAACTCAACGACAAGTGGCAGGGCTTCAAGGACCAGGTGAAGCAGAAGCGAAAGAGCCTCAACCAGGCTACCGAATTCTTCGAGGTGGTCGAAAAG ATCGACGCGGAGTACCGTGAGATTAGCTACTTCTACACCAGCGTATCCAACAAGGTTCCCTACCTCCGGGATTCCGTGGAGGCTGGCAACCTGGTCAACGACATCGAGAACTATGTGACCAGCAGGGAGGCAGCCCTGCGCTCCAAGCTGGACAGTGCCTCGCAATGTGCCCACGACATGAACAAGGTCTCGTCCCTGTACAACGATGTGATGAACATCTTCCAGTCCTTCATCAAGCTGAAGATGGACATCAATGTGGTGCAGGAGCGTCTGAAGCAGGAGCAGCGCCAGAAGGAACAGAGGGAGCGGGAGGCGCGGGATCAGGCGGAAAGGGAGAAGGTTCTTCGGGAGACGGAGGCCAAGGAGCGGTTGCTCAGGGAGGAGCATGCGCGCCTGGAGAACCAGCGCCAGCAGGCGGCCATCGAGCAGGCTCAAAGGGAACTGGCGGCCAGGGAGCTGGCTCTCAGGGAGCAGGCCGTCCGGGAGGAGGAGTCCAGATTGCAGGCGATACGGGAGCAAGCCACGCGGGAGCAACTGGCCAGGGAGCAGGCTGCCAGGGAGGAGGAGTTACGCATCCAATCCCTCAGAGATATAGCCCGACGTGAAGAGGAAGTGCGTCTGCAGAACAAGAGGGATGAGGAGATCCGCATCCGcagggaggaggaggagcgaTCCCGCAGGGAGAACGAGTCCCGTTCGAAGCGAGAAGAGGAGGCCCGCATCCAGCGGGAGGAGATTACCAGGCTCCAGACCCTTCGCGATCAGGTGGATCAACAGCGCCTGGTGACCGAAAACATCCGCAAGGACATCCAGGTGAACTCCATTTTCACGGAGTTGCGCTACGCCTCTCCGCTCTTCGTTCGTCCCCTAAAAGATGCAGTGGCTCGCGAAGGAGATCGTTTGGTCCTCGAATGCGAGGTCACGGGTACTCCGGAGCCCTCTGTCGAGTGGTTCAAGGATGGCATCAGCATCCAGAACAATTCCGATTACAAGACCACCTTCGACAAGGGAATCTGCCGACTGGTGATCGAGGAGACCTTTGCCGCCGACTCGGCACGTTTCAGTTGCCGTGCCTCGAATCTGGTGGGAACTTGCGATACGAATGCCACACTATCCGTTCGGGAAAATGCCGCAGAGGTCCAGTTGGTGCCCCCAAGAATCCTGATGTTCCTGGAGAGCGGCAAGGCCACCGAGGGCAGTTCCTTCCAGTTCGCTTGTGTGGTGGCCGGAGTTCCTTTGCCCACGGTCCAGTGGTTCAAGAACGACAAGTGCATCGATGATGCGCCCGATTATGTGATCAGCTACAATAATGGTGAGGCCACTTTGAAGTTCGAGGAGGTCTTCTTGGAGGATGATGCGGTGTACACCTGCAGCGCCTCAAATCCCGCGGGAATAGAACACTGTTCCGCTTCTCTCATTGTGGAAC CTCTGGAACCAACTGAATTGCCCAGCTTCAAGGTTCCCCTCTCGAATGCCATGGCTCGAGTGGGTCAGAAGATCAAACTGGAGGCCATTGTGAGTGGCATTCCCAGGCCAGAAGTCTATTGGCTGCACAACGGCAAGCCCTTCCAGCCGCGGGATTCCAAG TACGAATACGGCCGCGTAACGCTGATAATCCCGCAGGCTTATCCCAACGACGCCGGATCCTACGTCCTGAGCGCCAAGAACCTAGCTGGCGAGGCCTATACCAGTTGCAACGTGATAGTGAAGGGTCGCCTGCCCAACGAGACCTCCGATTCCGAGATGGCCAGCGACATAGAGCCCATCAAGCCAGCCGTCCACCTGCCCCTCAAGGACGTCTCCATATTCGAGGGCAAGCCCGTGAGGCTGGACTGCGTGATTGTGGGTCAGCCGGAGCCCGAGGTCATCTGGTACCACAACGAGCGACCCGTCAAGGAGTCCGCCGATGTTCAGTTGCTTTTCCAGGGGGACAGATGTTCCCTGATTATCCAAGAGGTCTACCAAGAGGACGCAGGCCACTACAAGGTGGTGGCCATCAATTCGGCGGGAGAAGCATCCAGTAGTTGTGAACTCAAGGTCACTCCATTGAATCAGGCGGAACCTGCCACTCGGGCCCAGGCGGAGAGGCAATCCCTGCCCAAGGATGCGCTGCCCAAGTTCGAAAGACTTCTCTCTGATGTCCTGGCCGATGAAGGCGAGCAGGTGGTCCTCGAAGTCCAGGCCAGTGGCGATCAACCGCTGACTGCTCAGTGGTTCCTGACCAACAAGGAACTCCAGCTGGACCAGAGGATCACCACCCAATCAGACTCCGAACTGGGTATCTTCAAGCTCATTCTGAACAATGTGAGTGGCGATGACAAGGGCGTTTATACCGTCAAGGTCACCAATCCCGCGGGGGATGCCAAGTGCTTTTCGCATCTCATAGTGAAATCCGTGAACGCTCCCGAGAATCGCAGGAGTAGCCAGTCCTCAGTGGAAATCCTAGACCGTCACCAGTGTCCCGAATTTAAAGAACTGTTCAGCGACAAGCAAGGCGAAATCGACGAGGTGATCAAGTTCGAGTGCATTGTCAAGGGCAAGCCCACGCCAAAGGTGCACTGGTTCTTCAACGATCAACCCGTTCATGGTCACAATTTCCTGGTCTCTACCAGTGGAGAACGTCAGGTGTTGACCATCCAAAAGCTAACCCACGACGCCGTGGGCAAGATCAGTTGTGTGGCGGAGAATGAGGCAGGAAAGGCCACCTGTGTGGCCTTCTTGAATATCCGGGGCAGCGGTCCGCCCGCCTCTAGTGACGTTCAAACAGTGAGCCAGGAGCACAACACGGAATCTTCGAGGGTGACGATCAAGAAGCAGACCTTTaccaccacctccacctcgCAGGTCAACTCCTATGAGGGAAATGCCCCGCAAACCGAGGTGCATCACTCCTCCGCCCACATTGATCAGTCCCTGAAGCAACTTGGCCAGCAGAGGCCCGAGATCGTGGAGAGTCACCACTACCAGGAGCTGCACAAGAGCAAGGAGATGAGCAGCCCCAGTGTGCAGCAGAAGTCCTTCAGCTTCATCCAGTCCAGTGCACCCAATGGTCAGTCCGCCGTGGCCATTCCCGATTCGCCCACTCGCCTCAGGAGAGAGATTGCTCCGAGGTTCACCACTCCCCTCAGCGGAAAGATCGTGGATCAGGGCGCCGATGTCAGCATGGAGGCCATTTACGATGGCTTTCCCTCGCCCGAGATCAAGGTGGAGAAGAACGGAGGTCAGCTGTTCGAGGATGCCCACACCAAGATCTCCAACAAGTGCAATCGCGTGACCATCGAACTCAAacaggtgggcgtggccgatGCGGGACGATATGCGGTGACCGCCTCCAACACGGTGGGTCAGTCCACCAGCACAGCGGATCTGGTAGTAAAAA AGACCATATTCCCACCCGTCTTTGGCCGACGTCTGCAGGCTCAGGTAAGCAAGAGGGGCGAGAAGCTGACCATGGAGGTGGAGGTCACCGGGTTGCCCGAACCCACGGTCACCTGGctgaaggacgacaagcctCTCAAGGAAGCTGGTATCTCTGAATATCGCCTGCTGGCCCAAGGAAACTCTTACAGGCTTATTATCGAAAAGG cACAAACCTCGGATTCCGGCAAGTACATGGTGCGAGCCACAAATGCAGGAGGTGAGGCCAAGAGCATCGCCGACTGTGCCATCCTGGAACCCTCTCCGGAACGCATGCAGGAGGTGGTCAAGACGATTGTCTATGAGACGGGCCCCGTGGCAGCTGTGGCCCCATCCAGCGATTTCAAAACCGAA AACCCGAATCATACTCAGAACGGCGAAAACCAACAGTCGTACCAGAGCAGTCAGACCGAAGTGACCAGTGCCAATGACCTCCACGGTTTGTCCGAGTCGAAAGTGATTACTGAGCATCGTTGCACCACCGAGGCAACCATGCGTCTAGAGCACAAATCGAACTATCTGGATCTGCCGGAGCTGACCCCACGTCCCAAGACACCGACCACAAACGATACTATCACCATCACCTCGAACACTGCCACCGCCAGCATGGATCAGCCAGATCAGACAGAGCCCACCGCCACAACCACCAAAGCCCCACCACCAGTGCCCCCCAAACCGTGTACACCAGTGATGGCCACCACCTTTggccaacagcagcaaccGCCGCAGACGCTGACCAGCACCAGATACGAGCAGAGCGAGCACAAGTCGagcaccacctcctcctcgtTCGACTACTTCAAGAAGATCGATGAGGAGACCGTCATCCAGCGACCCAACCCACTGACCTTCAAGCCCCTGGAGACGGTGGTGCGAAAACCACAGGCGCAATCGCTGGCGGAGGAACTGAGGAGTCTCAACCTGATACCAGGAGATGCCCCGGAGTTCTGTTACTCACCGAAAACCGAACGGAGCGAGCCCAAGGTGCCACTGATCACAGAGAAGATAAAAATTCTTTCCGAGGTCCAGCCCAAGGAGCCTCCACCACAGGGAGGAGTACCCGTCTTCCCGCCACCCCTGGGCCTCCAGACGGTGCAGCACGAAACCACCACGACCAAAGAGGTTAAGGTGGAGTATGGACAACCGATTGTGCGACCTGCAGCAGTGCTGGCCACTCCTGCCCAGCAGAATCCTCGCTCGCCCTCACCCAAACCCTCCGCCGAAGGTGTGGCCATGTCGAGGCTCTGGACACCTACTGGAGTGACTGGTTACACCAGCGATGTAGAGCAGAAGTCAGAGAAGACAGTGATCTCCAAGCTGGCCACACCAACGCCGTCGAAAGAGCTGAATGCACCCTTCCTGGTTAATCAGATAGCAAAGAGCATACCTTCGACAACAGCAACTCCTGCAACTCACTTGGTTAATGTGGAGCTGGAACCGGGGACACCACCAGAGATTTGCTTTGCACCAAAGGTGGAAGAGACACGTCGTCGTTCCTTGGTGGAGAGCATGGAACAGAAGCTGGAACAGAACCTGATCCAGGGACCCAGCAAAGTGCTGCCCCACTCGGTGCCCACCTTGACTCCAGCCGCTGTACCACCGGCACAGCCAAAGCCCCTGGGTAGCACCACCTACAGACCACCACCTCCGGTTATACCCACCCGATTGGGTGTCTACGAAAGCGATTACGAGAGTGATCGGTACAAGTACAGTGGCAGTGAATCGGATGTGGAGCCTGGAAATCGCAAGCAGCCCCAACAGACCACCATGGAGACTTCCTTCAAGTCCAGTGGCTACACGGCTGATACAGAGGAGCATTCGAGCTATCGCAAGTCGGAGTCGAGCTATTACGAAACCAAGTCATCATCGTCGGTGGGAAATGCATTCCCCAAACTGCAGCCCGAACCTCCTGCACCTATTTACTTCACCCCCAAGCCACAACCTCAGGTGCAACCCCAGGTGGTGCCGCCACCTCAATCGAATTTTAGCAGCCAGGAGGCGAAG GACTACAAGTACACCTCCTCGAGTATGACCAGCAACTACTCCCACAACATgcagagcagcagcagttcctcCCGTCAGGAGACCAAGTACTCCTCGACGACAGGAGCACCACCACCGCAAGTGGTCACCTATCCCAGTCCCATTCCTGCCCAGAGGAAGACCCCGGCGGCGGAGTTTAGTGACTACAGCAGCGAGATTGATGAACGCTTCCGTTCCGTGTCCCGCGCCAATGAGTCAGATGCCGAGATCAAAGGCTATCGAGTGGTCTTCCCACCCACACCTACTCCTCGCACAAACCTTGCCACCAATGGGCACAAGTCCCCGGTGGTGGTGATTACTCCCTCGCCCATGGAGTTTGAGCCCACTCCTCAGGAGTATGCCAGGCCCAAGTTTGAACCGATTGGCAAGGAGATACGCCATGAGATCAAGACGGAGAGCAGCTCCAAGCAGTCCAAGTTCGTGCAGAACCAGCAGCAAAGTCAGCCTGTTTTCAAGCCCAAGCCAGTGGCGGCCAAGTTCATAGCGGCCacccaacagcagcagcagccacaggcCACCGCCCGTCCGACCATGTACTACAATGCTGTTGCTGGAGCTCCGATGCACCTGGCCAAGGTGGCCACCGAGACCAAGAACGTGATGCAGATGCACGAGTCCACGGAGAGCTCGCAGCGAGTGGTGAATATGCAGCAGACCAAGAGGATAATCCACTTCGATAGTCCGCAGGAGCAGCGGGATCAGCAGATCGTGCTGGAGCCTTTCCCCTACAGTCCGGCCACAAGTCGTACCCCCTCGAGGCAATCCCATCTGCCACCGCCAGCCACTCCCACCAAGTTTGTGCCCGGGGAGTTCCGGGAGAGTGATTACGAGAGTGAGATTGAGGGAGCACGCATCCAACCTCTGTGGTCCCCCTATGGCGATGGCTTGACCAAGGGCTTCAGGCGAGTGGCCCCACCTCAAGGAGGCAGTCGATCCTGCAGCCTGCCTAGGACCTACGAGAGGGTGCTATCACCCATGGAATTCGATCGGGGTCCCGAGATGCCCAGCAAGATTCACGTGGATATCAATACCCTGAAGAAGGAGCAGCGCGGCGGGAGTACAGTGACCACCCAACATCGCACCCAGTCCCTGAACAGGAACTCCACCATgaggcaacagcagcaacagcaacagcaacagcagcagcagtccaTGGATCAGATTGATAGGGCCGGAACTCTGCCCCGCTATGGTTACAGTTCCCTCCAGCAGCAGGCCGAGAATCAGGGCCGGCGGATGGGCTCCACCTTCCTCCAGAAGTCCCATCAGTTCGTCGATGATGTGAGCAGGGAGGTAAGGAGCTCGGCATCGAATGGCTTGGGCATCCGACCGGGTTTCAAGAGGGCTCCCAGCGAgggcagcagccagcagcctCAGGCCTTCCGGGATGAGTCGCGCGTCTCTCAATATG ATCAAGGCACCCAAACGGACAGCCTGCTAATAACCGAAGAGGAACCGGCGCCGGAGGCCTCGGAACAGCCCCTGGATAATGGCGCCAATAAAAGGCCTTTGCGCAAATCGGCCTCGTTCTCCTCCACGTCGACCAGCTCCCCGGCCAGCTCCTCCATGGGCTCGGCCACATCGACCATGTCGCTGCGCTCCTCGACGCCGCTGAGGAGCCACAACCGAGCTCTCCGGAGCGACACCATCAACACGTTCCAGAAGTGGGAGACCACGATCGAGTCCATCAGCTACGTGAGCACCAAGACCGTGTCCATCTCGGACTTCAGCCAGGAGCCGCAGCTACGTGAGCAAGCAG TAAATTGA